The following are encoded in a window of Streptomyces sp. SAT1 genomic DNA:
- a CDS encoding lysophospholipid acyltransferase family protein, which produces MSAWLPAAPCTPGTCLSGAAPAVRAPLAVLRLTTLAALLLAGIALSPLGPRLPAHWIRRWCRALVRAAGVRVEITGAAAPTGGLLLVANHVSWLDVPLLAAVRPARMLAKREIRRWPLAGRLAASGGALFIERDRLRALPGTVGRIADALRAGTAVAAFPEGSTWCGREQGRFHRAVFQAALDARVAVQPVRIDYRAGGGAAGTAAAFVGDDSLLASLWRVASARGLTARVDVRPALPPGTCRDRRALAAAAQHGGRSGGPARPLPARAAVRA; this is translated from the coding sequence GTGAGCGCCTGGCTGCCGGCCGCGCCCTGCACCCCGGGCACCTGTCTGAGCGGGGCCGCCCCGGCGGTCCGTGCCCCGCTGGCCGTGCTGCGGCTCACCACGCTGGCGGCGCTGCTGCTGGCCGGGATCGCGCTGTCCCCGCTCGGCCCGCGCCTGCCCGCGCACTGGATCCGGCGCTGGTGCCGGGCGCTCGTCCGGGCCGCCGGAGTCCGCGTCGAGATCACCGGGGCCGCCGCGCCCACCGGCGGGCTGCTGCTGGTGGCCAACCATGTCTCGTGGCTCGACGTGCCGCTGCTGGCCGCGGTGCGCCCGGCCAGGATGCTCGCCAAACGGGAGATCCGCCGCTGGCCGCTGGCCGGCCGGCTCGCGGCCAGCGGCGGCGCCCTGTTCATCGAACGGGACCGGCTGCGTGCCCTGCCCGGCACGGTCGGCCGGATCGCGGACGCGCTGCGCGCGGGCACCGCCGTCGCCGCCTTCCCCGAGGGCAGCACCTGGTGCGGACGGGAGCAGGGCCGCTTCCACCGGGCCGTCTTCCAGGCCGCCCTGGACGCGCGGGTGGCGGTCCAGCCGGTCCGGATCGACTACCGGGCGGGCGGCGGAGCGGCGGGAACCGCCGCCGCCTTCGTCGGCGACGACAGCCTGCTCGCGTCGCTGTGGCGGGTCGCCTCGGCCCGCGGCCTGACCGCCCGCGTCGACGTGCGGCCCGCCCTGCCGCCGGGCACCTGCCGCGACCGCCGCGCCCTGGCCGCCGCCGCCCAGCACGGCGGCCGGAGCGGCGGTCCGGCCCGGCCGCTGCCCGCACGCGCCGCCGTGCGCGCGTAG
- a CDS encoding MsnO8 family LLM class oxidoreductase, translating into MSSLIAATRFSVLDRSRTREGRPAGEALRDTVSLAREAERLGYHRFWVSEHHGVPGVAGSAPTVLAAAVAAATRTVRVGTGGVMLPNHRPLVVAEQFGVLESLFPGRIDMGLGRSVGFTDGVRRALGHGKGDAEDFAAQLAELLGWFEGTSPTGAHARPAEGLRVPPFVLAMGEGAVIAARAGLPMVVGDLRDREKMLRGVERYRSAFRPSPWAAEPYVVISGTVAVAGTEAEARRLLVPEAWAMAHARTRGTFPPLAPAEHVDALPMTAKERGLYESGLSGQLAGTADQVADALEAVLRETAAQEVLVTTSSYDRTALVGSYRRLAEIFTGRDGAAARPGVRSATA; encoded by the coding sequence GTGAGTTCTCTGATCGCGGCCACCCGCTTCTCCGTCCTCGACCGCTCCCGAACCCGCGAGGGCCGCCCGGCCGGCGAGGCGCTGCGGGACACCGTCTCCCTGGCGCGGGAGGCGGAGCGGCTCGGCTACCACCGGTTCTGGGTGTCGGAGCACCACGGCGTGCCCGGGGTCGCCGGGTCGGCGCCGACCGTGCTGGCCGCCGCCGTGGCCGCCGCGACGCGCACCGTCCGCGTGGGCACGGGCGGGGTGATGCTGCCCAACCACCGCCCGCTGGTCGTGGCCGAGCAGTTCGGGGTGCTGGAGTCGCTGTTCCCCGGGCGCATCGACATGGGCCTGGGCCGCTCGGTGGGCTTCACCGACGGCGTACGCCGCGCCCTGGGCCACGGCAAGGGCGACGCGGAGGACTTCGCGGCGCAGCTCGCCGAGCTGCTCGGCTGGTTCGAGGGCACCTCGCCGACCGGGGCGCACGCCCGGCCCGCCGAGGGGCTGCGGGTGCCGCCGTTCGTGCTGGCCATGGGCGAGGGCGCGGTGATCGCCGCCCGCGCGGGCCTGCCCATGGTCGTCGGTGATCTGCGCGACCGCGAGAAGATGCTGCGCGGCGTCGAGCGCTACCGGTCGGCCTTCCGCCCCTCGCCGTGGGCTGCCGAGCCGTACGTCGTGATCTCGGGCACGGTCGCGGTGGCCGGCACCGAGGCGGAGGCCCGCCGTCTGCTCGTGCCCGAGGCGTGGGCCATGGCCCACGCTCGAACTCGCGGCACCTTCCCGCCGCTGGCCCCGGCCGAGCACGTCGACGCCCTGCCGATGACCGCCAAGGAGCGCGGCCTCTACGAGTCCGGTCTGTCCGGCCAGCTCGCCGGGACCGCCGACCAGGTCGCGGACGCGCTGGAGGCGGTGCTGCGGGAGACGGCCGCCCAGGAGGTGCTGGTCACCACCAGCTCGTACGACCGGACGGCGCTGGTCGGCTCCTACCGGCGGCTGGCGGAGATCTTCACCGGCCGTGACGGGGCTGCGGCGCGCCCCGGAGTCCGGTCCGCCACCGCCTGA
- a CDS encoding ATP-binding cassette domain-containing protein — translation MPTPHDQYVRVRGAREHNLRGVDVDVPRDALAVFTGVSGSGKSSLAFGTVYAEAQRRYFESVAPYARRLIHQVGAPKVGEISGLPPAVSLQQRRAAPTSRSSVGTLTNLSNSLRMLFSRAGDYPPGAERLDSDAFSPNTAAGACPECHGLGRVHRTTEELLVPDPSLSVREGAIAAWPGAWQGKNLRDILGALGVDVDLPWRELPAERREWILFTDEQPVVTVHPVRDADRIQRPYQGTYMSARRYVMKTFAESKSPALRAKAERFLTSAPCPLCGGGRLRPEALAVTVAGRTIAELAALPLTELAGLPDGTTEAARVLTGDLRSRIAPIVELGLGYLSLDRSTPTLSTGELQRLRLATQLRSGLFGVVYVLDEPSAGLHPADTEALLTVLRRLRDAGNSLFVVEHHMDVVRAADWVVDVGPLAGEHGGRVLHSGPVEGLARVPGSATARFLFGRAAAPARPARQPRGEVTVGPVTRHNLRGVTARFPLGAFTAVTGVSGSGKSTLIGEITEELPGVGRLVSVDQRPIGRTPRSNLATYTGLFDVVRKVFADTDAARELGYGVGRFSFNVAGGRCETCQGEGFVSVELLFLPSTYAPCPDCGGARYNPGTLRVTYRGRSIAEVLDLTVESAAEFFADVPAAARSLDTLLDVGLGYLRLGQPATELSGGEAQRIKLASELQRGRRGHTLYLLDEPTTGLHPADVEVLMRQLHGLVDAGHTVVVVEHDMSVVADADHVVDMGPGGGDAGGRIVAAGTPAEVARARGSATAPYLARALERVRPGGTEEDGGRD, via the coding sequence ATGCCGACCCCTCACGACCAGTACGTCCGTGTCCGCGGGGCCCGCGAGCACAATCTCCGCGGGGTCGACGTCGATGTGCCGCGGGACGCGCTGGCCGTGTTCACGGGGGTGTCGGGCTCGGGGAAGTCGTCGCTGGCGTTCGGCACGGTCTACGCGGAGGCGCAGCGGCGCTACTTCGAGTCGGTGGCGCCGTACGCGCGCCGGCTGATCCACCAGGTGGGGGCGCCGAAGGTCGGGGAGATCAGCGGGCTGCCGCCGGCCGTCTCGCTCCAGCAGCGGCGGGCGGCGCCGACCTCCCGGTCCTCGGTGGGCACCCTGACGAACCTGTCCAACTCGCTGCGGATGCTGTTCTCCCGGGCCGGTGACTACCCGCCGGGCGCCGAGCGCCTCGACTCGGACGCCTTCTCGCCGAACACGGCGGCCGGGGCCTGCCCGGAGTGCCACGGCCTCGGGCGGGTGCACCGGACGACCGAGGAACTGCTCGTCCCCGACCCCTCGCTCTCGGTGCGCGAGGGCGCGATCGCCGCCTGGCCGGGCGCCTGGCAGGGCAAGAACCTGCGGGACATCCTCGGCGCGCTCGGCGTCGACGTGGATCTGCCCTGGCGCGAACTGCCCGCCGAGCGCCGCGAGTGGATCCTGTTCACGGACGAGCAGCCGGTGGTGACGGTGCACCCGGTGCGGGACGCGGACCGCATCCAACGCCCGTACCAGGGCACGTACATGAGCGCCCGCCGGTATGTGATGAAGACGTTCGCCGAGTCGAAGAGCCCGGCGCTGCGCGCGAAGGCCGAGCGGTTCCTGACCTCCGCGCCCTGCCCGCTGTGCGGCGGGGGCAGGCTGCGGCCCGAGGCACTGGCCGTCACCGTCGCGGGCCGTACCATCGCCGAACTGGCGGCGCTGCCGCTGACCGAGCTGGCCGGCCTGCCCGACGGAACCACCGAGGCCGCCCGGGTCCTGACCGGCGACCTGCGCTCGCGGATCGCGCCGATCGTCGAACTGGGCCTCGGCTACCTCTCCCTGGACCGGTCCACGCCCACCCTGTCGACGGGCGAACTCCAGCGCCTGCGGCTTGCCACGCAGTTGCGGTCGGGCCTGTTCGGGGTGGTGTACGTCCTGGACGAGCCGTCGGCCGGGCTTCACCCGGCCGACACCGAGGCCCTGCTCACGGTGTTGCGGCGGCTCAGGGACGCGGGGAACTCCCTGTTCGTGGTGGAGCACCACATGGACGTGGTGCGCGCGGCGGACTGGGTGGTGGACGTCGGCCCGCTGGCCGGGGAGCACGGGGGCCGGGTGCTGCACAGCGGGCCGGTGGAGGGGCTGGCGCGGGTGCCCGGGTCGGCCACGGCGCGGTTCCTGTTCGGCCGCGCCGCCGCGCCCGCGCGCCCGGCGCGGCAGCCGCGCGGGGAGGTGACGGTCGGCCCGGTCACCCGGCACAACCTGCGCGGGGTGACGGCCCGTTTCCCGCTGGGCGCCTTCACCGCGGTCACGGGGGTCTCCGGGTCCGGCAAGTCCACGCTGATCGGTGAGATCACCGAGGAACTGCCGGGCGTGGGGCGGCTGGTGTCGGTGGACCAGCGCCCGATCGGGCGCACCCCGCGCTCCAACCTGGCCACCTACACCGGGCTGTTCGACGTCGTGCGCAAGGTGTTCGCGGACACCGACGCGGCACGCGAACTCGGCTACGGCGTGGGCCGGTTCTCGTTCAACGTGGCCGGGGGCCGGTGCGAGACCTGCCAGGGCGAGGGGTTCGTGAGCGTGGAACTGCTCTTCCTGCCCAGTACGTACGCCCCCTGCCCGGACTGCGGCGGCGCCCGCTACAACCCCGGGACGCTGCGCGTGACGTACCGGGGGCGCAGCATCGCCGAGGTGCTGGACCTGACGGTGGAGAGCGCGGCGGAGTTCTTCGCCGACGTCCCGGCCGCCGCGCGCAGCCTGGACACGCTGCTCGACGTGGGGCTCGGCTATCTGCGTCTGGGCCAGCCCGCCACCGAGCTGTCGGGCGGCGAGGCCCAGCGCATCAAGCTCGCGAGCGAACTCCAGCGCGGCCGCCGGGGCCACACCCTCTATCTCCTGGACGAGCCGACGACGGGGCTGCACCCGGCCGATGTCGAGGTCCTGATGCGGCAGTTGCACGGTCTGGTCGACGCCGGGCACACGGTGGTCGTCGTCGAGCACGACATGTCCGTCGTCGCGGACGCCGACCATGTGGTGGACATGGGGCCCGGCGGCGGGGACGCGGGCGGCCGGATCGTGGCGGCGGGGACCCCGGCGGAGGTGGCGCGGGCGCGGGGCAGCGCCACGGCGCCGTATCTGGCCCGCGCCCTCGAACGCGTCCGGCCCGGCGGCACGGAGGAGGACGGCGGGCGGGACTGA
- the egtD gene encoding L-histidine N(alpha)-methyltransferase, giving the protein MSPFHLTRTLPEDAMAAALRADVRHGLTSDPKALPPKWFYDAHGSDLFEQITRLPEYYPTRAEREILAGRAAEIAAVLPARTLIELGSGSSEKTRHLLDALPSLHSYVPVDVSESALRQAGQALTAERPGLTVHALLADFTAGLTLPGTPGPRLLAFLGGTIGNLLPAERAAFLAGVRALLSPGDALLLGTDLVKDERVLVRAYDDDAGVTAAFNKNVLAVVDRELGADFDPDAFDHVALWNPDDEWIEMRLRSRTAQTVKVPALDLAVDFAAGEELRTEVSAKFRREGVTAELDAAGLDLVRWWTDDEGRFALSLSVAR; this is encoded by the coding sequence GTGAGCCCGTTCCACCTCACCCGCACCCTGCCCGAGGACGCCATGGCCGCCGCGCTGCGCGCCGACGTCCGCCACGGCCTGACCAGCGACCCGAAGGCGCTGCCGCCCAAGTGGTTCTACGACGCGCACGGCAGCGACCTGTTCGAGCAGATCACCCGGCTCCCCGAGTACTACCCGACCCGGGCCGAGCGGGAGATCCTGGCGGGCCGGGCGGCCGAGATCGCCGCGGTCCTGCCCGCCCGCACCCTGATCGAACTGGGCTCCGGCTCCTCGGAGAAGACCCGCCATCTGCTGGACGCCCTGCCCTCTCTGCACAGTTACGTCCCCGTCGACGTGAGCGAGAGCGCGCTGCGCCAGGCCGGGCAGGCGCTCACCGCCGAACGCCCCGGCCTGACCGTGCACGCCCTGCTCGCCGACTTCACCGCCGGACTCACCCTGCCCGGCACACCGGGCCCCAGGCTGCTGGCGTTCCTCGGCGGCACCATCGGCAATCTGCTGCCCGCCGAACGCGCGGCGTTCCTCGCCGGGGTACGCGCCCTGCTCTCCCCCGGCGACGCGCTGCTGCTCGGCACGGACCTGGTCAAGGACGAGCGGGTCCTGGTGCGGGCGTACGACGACGACGCCGGGGTGACCGCCGCGTTCAACAAGAACGTCCTGGCCGTCGTCGACCGCGAACTGGGCGCCGACTTCGACCCGGACGCCTTCGACCACGTGGCCCTGTGGAACCCGGACGACGAGTGGATCGAGATGCGGCTGCGCTCCCGCACGGCGCAGACCGTGAAGGTGCCCGCCCTCGACCTCGCCGTCGACTTCGCCGCGGGCGAGGAACTGCGCACCGAGGTCTCGGCGAAGTTCCGCCGCGAGGGCGTCACCGCGGAACTGGACGCCGCCGGACTGGACCTGGTCCGGTGGTGGACGGACGACGAGGGCCGCTTTGCGCTGTCGCTGAGCGTGGCGCGCTGA
- a CDS encoding phosphatase domain-containing protein, giving the protein MTDSSKRPLAVFDLDNTLADTAHRQRFLEHRPRDWDAFFAAAPQDPPLAEGVRLARDSARECEVVYLTGRPERCRRDTLDWLEAHGLPAGRVHLRRDADRRPARATKLEVLRRLARDREIRVLVDDDELVCLDAERAGFRVLRARWTAPSADLADAQEREGRT; this is encoded by the coding sequence GTGACGGACAGCAGCAAGCGGCCCCTCGCGGTGTTCGACCTGGACAACACCCTCGCCGACACGGCGCATCGGCAGCGCTTCCTGGAGCACAGGCCGCGCGACTGGGACGCGTTCTTCGCCGCCGCGCCCCAGGACCCGCCGCTCGCCGAGGGGGTGCGGCTGGCCCGCGACAGCGCGCGGGAGTGCGAGGTCGTCTACCTCACCGGGCGGCCCGAGCGCTGCCGCCGGGACACGCTCGACTGGCTGGAGGCGCACGGACTGCCGGCCGGGCGGGTCCACCTGCGGCGCGACGCCGATCGCAGGCCCGCCCGCGCCACCAAGCTGGAGGTCCTGCGCCGGCTCGCCCGCGACCGGGAGATCCGGGTGCTCGTGGACGACGACGAACTGGTGTGCCTGGACGCCGAACGGGCGGGGTTCCGGGTGCTGCGCGCCCGCTGGACGGCCCCGTCGGCCGACCTGGCGGACGCGCAGGAGCGGGAGGGGCGCACCTGA
- a CDS encoding FMN-binding glutamate synthase family protein — translation MRARTIVAATATALAAVAARDLVQKKHALLRNFPVVGHARYLLETIGPELRQYIVTSNDEERPFSRDQRTWIYASSKEENNYFGFGTDNDVEHMQGHAYVKQRTFAGPLPDLHDPQSALPSAKVLGGPRGRARAFRPASVVNISAMSFGSLSGAAITALNEGAALAGAMHNTGEGGLSPYHRRGGDLVLQIGTAYFGCRDEDGTFNLDKLKQVVASAPVKAIEIKLSQGAKPGLGGMLPGAKVTPEIAEIRGIPVGRDCASPSRHTAFGDVDSMLDFVELIAAETGLPVGVKSAVGELGFWEELASLMARGDRGVDFVTVDGGEGGTGAAPLTFADSVSLPFRMGFSRVYGTFAEQGLTDDLTFIGSGKLGLPENAAVAFALGVDMVNVAREAMLSIGCIQAQKCHTDKCPTGIATQNPWLARGIDPASKANRAGVYLRQLRKELMKLSSAVGVAHPALITPGDIEILNGDYEARTLAGVYGYKDGWGELGPRLADEITALLAAGPAAGQEPIV, via the coding sequence ATGCGCGCCCGGACCATCGTCGCGGCCACCGCGACGGCACTGGCGGCGGTCGCCGCCCGTGACCTCGTCCAGAAGAAGCACGCACTGCTCCGCAACTTCCCGGTGGTCGGCCACGCCCGGTACCTGCTGGAGACGATCGGGCCGGAGCTGCGGCAGTACATCGTGACCTCCAACGACGAGGAGCGCCCCTTCAGCCGCGACCAGCGCACCTGGATCTACGCGTCCTCGAAGGAGGAGAACAACTACTTCGGGTTCGGCACCGACAACGACGTGGAACACATGCAGGGCCACGCGTACGTGAAGCAGCGCACGTTCGCCGGACCGCTGCCCGACCTGCACGACCCGCAGTCGGCGCTGCCCTCGGCCAAGGTGCTGGGCGGCCCGCGCGGGCGCGCCAGGGCGTTCCGGCCGGCGAGCGTGGTGAACATCTCGGCGATGAGCTTCGGCTCGCTCTCCGGTGCGGCGATCACGGCGCTGAACGAAGGGGCGGCGCTCGCGGGCGCGATGCACAACACGGGCGAGGGCGGCCTGTCGCCGTACCACCGCAGGGGCGGCGATCTCGTCCTGCAGATCGGCACCGCCTACTTCGGCTGCCGCGACGAGGACGGCACCTTCAACCTCGACAAGCTCAAGCAGGTGGTCGCGAGCGCCCCGGTCAAGGCCATCGAGATCAAGCTCTCCCAGGGCGCCAAGCCCGGTCTCGGCGGGATGCTGCCGGGCGCGAAGGTGACCCCGGAGATCGCCGAGATCCGCGGCATCCCGGTCGGCAGGGACTGCGCCTCCCCGTCGCGGCACACCGCCTTCGGCGACGTCGACTCGATGCTCGACTTCGTCGAACTGATCGCCGCCGAGACCGGGCTGCCGGTCGGCGTCAAGAGCGCGGTGGGCGAACTGGGCTTCTGGGAGGAACTGGCCTCGCTGATGGCCCGCGGTGACCGCGGTGTCGACTTCGTGACCGTCGACGGCGGCGAGGGCGGCACCGGGGCGGCGCCGCTGACCTTCGCCGACTCGGTGTCGCTGCCCTTCCGCATGGGCTTCTCCCGGGTCTACGGCACCTTCGCGGAACAGGGGCTGACCGACGACCTGACCTTCATCGGGTCCGGGAAACTCGGCCTGCCCGAGAACGCCGCGGTCGCCTTCGCCCTGGGCGTCGACATGGTCAACGTGGCCCGCGAGGCGATGCTGTCGATCGGCTGCATCCAGGCGCAGAAGTGCCACACCGACAAGTGCCCCACCGGCATCGCCACCCAGAACCCGTGGCTGGCCCGCGGCATCGACCCCGCCTCCAAGGCCAACCGGGCCGGTGTCTACCTGCGCCAGCTGCGCAAGGAACTGATGAAGCTCTCGTCGGCCGTCGGCGTCGCCCACCCGGCACTCATCACCCCCGGTGACATCGAGATCCTGAACGGCGACTACGAGGCCCGCACGCTGGCCGGTGTCTACGGCTACAAGGACGGCTGGGGCGAGCTGGGCCCGCGTCTCGCCGACGAGATCACCGCACTGCTGGCCGCCGGCCCGGCCGCCGGGCAGGAGCCGATTGTCTGA
- the egtC gene encoding ergothioneine biosynthesis protein EgtC has product MCRHLAFLGPDEPLGRLLTEPPHSLYRQSWAPRQQRYGTVNADGFGVGWYAAGDPVPARYRRAGPIWADLSFADLARVVRSGALLAAVRDATMAGADAEAAAAPFAADRWLFSHNGAVTGWPGSLAATARTLPAEDLLSLQARSDSALLWALVLARLRAGDTAPQALADTVLEVAAAAPGSRLNLLLTDGRTVTATAWGDTLWFLADQGRRAVTVASEPYDDDPRWHRVPDRTLLTATRQDVLLTPLKDLSRKDPAGDPASAPAEEPRT; this is encoded by the coding sequence ATGTGCCGCCACCTGGCCTTCCTCGGGCCCGACGAGCCGCTGGGCCGGCTCCTGACGGAGCCGCCGCACAGCCTGTACCGCCAGTCGTGGGCGCCCCGGCAGCAGCGGTACGGCACGGTCAACGCCGACGGCTTCGGGGTCGGCTGGTACGCCGCCGGCGACCCCGTGCCCGCCCGCTACCGCCGGGCCGGACCGATCTGGGCCGACCTGTCCTTCGCCGATCTGGCCCGGGTGGTGCGCTCCGGTGCGCTGCTCGCCGCGGTGCGGGACGCGACCATGGCGGGCGCGGACGCGGAGGCCGCGGCGGCGCCGTTCGCCGCCGACCGCTGGCTGTTCAGCCACAACGGCGCCGTGACCGGCTGGCCGGGCTCCCTCGCGGCGACCGCCCGTACCCTGCCCGCCGAGGACCTGCTGAGCCTTCAGGCGCGCAGCGACTCCGCGCTGCTGTGGGCGCTGGTGCTGGCCCGGCTGCGGGCCGGGGACACCGCTCCCCAGGCGCTCGCCGACACCGTGCTGGAGGTCGCGGCGGCGGCCCCCGGCTCCCGGCTCAACCTGCTGCTCACCGACGGCCGTACGGTCACGGCGACCGCCTGGGGCGACACCCTGTGGTTCCTCGCCGACCAGGGCCGCCGCGCGGTGACGGTGGCCTCCGAGCCGTACGACGACGATCCGCGCTGGCACCGGGTGCCCGACCGCACCCTGCTCACCGCGACCCGCCAGGACGTCCTGCTGACCCCGCTGAAGGACCTCAGCCGCAAGGATCCCGCCGGGGATCCGGCGTCCGCACCCGCAGAGGAGCCCCGCACGTGA
- a CDS encoding extracellular solute-binding protein, which produces MRRRLLALVCVSTALVSACGPLSGGTGGRQTVTVWLMKDSASQDFLHRFTEDFEHTHKDLRLDIRIQEWTGIGPKVQEALSGGAKDGPDVIEVGNTQVAQYVEGGRLTNLTLESMRDWGMQDWVPGLAEPGQDNSAQYGIPWYAANRVVVYRKDLFEEAGIDSPPRTRDEWLSATEKLDKGGNQGIYLAGQDWYTLSGFIWDEGGELAKENANLWQGALDSRAALRGMDFYRRLQALGEGPVGADEEHPPQAGVFAKGKVAQIVAVPGVAQAIVQKNPALKDKLGFFPVPGKSADRPGSVFTGGSDLIVPRNTGDRDAAVAVVAALTGAKWDTELARTMNYVPNKTTLASAVAGEPGVAAMAAGAAHGRATPSTAQWAAVEADNPIKQYMTKVLKGADPKTEARRASQRITEQLKPSLG; this is translated from the coding sequence GTGAGACGTCGACTCCTCGCCCTCGTCTGTGTGTCCACCGCGCTGGTCAGCGCCTGCGGACCACTGTCCGGCGGTACGGGCGGACGGCAGACCGTCACCGTCTGGCTCATGAAGGACAGCGCCTCGCAGGACTTCTTGCACCGCTTCACTGAGGACTTCGAGCACACCCACAAGGACCTCCGCCTCGACATCCGCATCCAGGAATGGACCGGCATCGGCCCCAAGGTCCAGGAAGCCCTCTCCGGCGGCGCGAAGGACGGACCCGACGTCATCGAGGTCGGCAACACCCAGGTCGCCCAGTACGTCGAGGGCGGCCGGCTGACCAACCTGACACTGGAGTCCATGCGGGACTGGGGCATGCAGGACTGGGTGCCGGGCCTGGCCGAGCCGGGGCAGGACAACTCCGCCCAGTACGGCATCCCCTGGTACGCCGCCAACCGGGTCGTCGTCTACCGCAAGGACCTGTTCGAGGAGGCCGGCATCGACAGCCCGCCGCGCACCCGGGACGAGTGGCTGAGCGCCACCGAGAAGCTCGACAAGGGCGGCAACCAGGGCATCTACCTGGCCGGCCAGGACTGGTACACGCTCTCCGGCTTCATCTGGGACGAGGGCGGCGAGCTGGCCAAGGAGAACGCCAACCTCTGGCAGGGCGCCCTGGACAGCCGGGCCGCCCTGCGCGGCATGGACTTCTACCGGCGGCTCCAGGCGCTGGGCGAAGGGCCGGTCGGTGCCGACGAGGAACACCCCCCGCAGGCCGGTGTGTTCGCCAAGGGCAAGGTGGCGCAGATCGTGGCCGTGCCGGGCGTCGCCCAGGCCATCGTGCAGAAGAACCCCGCGCTCAAGGACAAGCTGGGCTTCTTCCCGGTCCCGGGGAAGTCGGCCGACCGGCCCGGCTCCGTGTTCACCGGCGGCTCCGACCTCATCGTGCCGCGCAACACCGGCGACCGCGACGCCGCCGTCGCGGTGGTCGCCGCCCTCACCGGCGCCAAGTGGGACACCGAACTGGCCCGCACGATGAACTACGTCCCCAACAAGACGACGCTCGCCTCCGCGGTCGCCGGTGAGCCGGGTGTCGCGGCCATGGCGGCCGGTGCCGCGCACGGCCGCGCCACCCCCAGCACGGCGCAGTGGGCCGCCGTCGAGGCCGACAACCCGATCAAGCAGTACATGACCAAGGTGCTCAAGGGCGCCGACCCGAAGACCGAGGCACGCCGCGCCTCACAGCGCATCACCGAACAACTGAAGCCGAGCCTGGGCTGA
- a CDS encoding dodecin has translation MSDHVYRVTEIVGSSHQGVDDAVRNAVARASQTVRNLDWFEVTQVRGQIENGRIEHYQVGLKLGFRIEDAG, from the coding sequence ATGAGCGACCATGTGTACCGGGTCACCGAGATCGTCGGCAGTTCGCACCAGGGCGTCGACGACGCCGTCCGCAACGCCGTCGCCCGCGCCTCGCAGACCGTGCGCAACCTGGACTGGTTCGAGGTGACGCAGGTCAGGGGCCAGATCGAGAACGGGCGGATCGAGCACTACCAGGTGGGTCTGAAGCTCGGCTTCCGCATCGAGGACGCCGGCTGA